Part of the Tepiditoga spiralis genome, TTGGAAGAGGAAATGTTCCGCCTGCTGTTGGAAATGTTTTAAAAGAACTTGTAAAACAAAATTTCCCTGTAGTAGTTGTTTCAAGATGTTTTAAAGGTAGAGTTTTGGGTGTTTATGGCTACGATGGAGGAGGAGCTGATTTAAAAAAACATGGAATAATTTTAGGACAAGAAGTTTCTGGTCAAAAAGCACGAATAAAAATGATGGTAGTTTTAGCAAAAACAAAAGAAATAAATGTTATTAGAGATTATTTTGAGTTTCAAAATAAATAAGTGAGGTGTTTTCATGACCAAAAATGCAAAAAGTTCAATTTATACTGGTATTTATTTAGCATTATTTTTTTCAATAGCTTTAATATCTATGCAAGTTTTTTCAATAATTGTATTTTCAATAGGTTCAATTTTAATAATAGATTTATTTGCAAAAATAATACAAAAATTTTTTAAACTCCCAAGGAAACTTTCAATATTATTTTCATTATTAGCATTATTTATTTTTATAGGTTTAGTTGTAGGGTTGTTAATACCAACTGTCATACATGAAGTTTCAAATTTTTTAAATTTTTTAGAAAGTTTTTTTAACAATAAAGAATGGAAAAAACTTTTCAATAACTCATTTCCTCAACTAGAAAACAATATATCTGAATTTCTTTCAGGATTACAACCTAAATTATTTGAATTTTTAAACTATATAGCACTTCAAATACCTAATGTTGGTCAAAAAGCTGGAAGTTTTATATTTTATTTATTTTTATTAACTATATATGGAAGTTTTTTCTTTGATACCTTTAAAAACAAGCTTTTATTTATGTTTCCTAAATCAATAAGGAAAAACACTCTTTTATTTTGGAAAGATTTATACATAGATTTAGAAACTTTCGTTGTATCTACTGTTTTTGCAGCAATATTTGTTGGAGGTGCAGCTTTTGTTGCTACTAATATAATTGGAATAAAATACTCTTTAATTTTGAGTGTTTGGGCAGCTTTAACTAATTTCATTCCTGTAGTTGGTGTAATTTTTGAATTTATTCCTTTAATAATAGTTGGTATATCAAGCGGAATTACCAAAATGCTAATATTATTAATTGTAATGATAATAATACATGCAACTGCATTTGTATTTTTCTTGTATGTATTAAAAGGAAAAACAAGGATAAACTCTGTAGCTGTTATAGTATCAATTTTAATTTTTGGATACATATTTGGATTAATTGGCCCATTAATAGCTGTCCCAATAGGTATTTTACTTAGAACATATTGGAACCATTTTATTTCTCCCTACTTAGAAAGGAGTTAAATAATTGAAAAAAATAATACTTATATTTTTAATAATTTTTTCTATACAAATATTTTCAATTACTTTAGAAAATATATACAATCTATCAAAAAATTCTTCTACACTAGATAAATCTTGGAAAGAATTAGTTTTATATATTCAAAAAAATGGATCAAATCAACAATTAGAAAGATATGGCGAAATTATTTCTGCCAAAAAATATTTGTATAACAAATATAAAAATTTTAAATTCATAAACACAATAATCTCAGAAGATTTAAAAGAATTTTTAATTGGTATAGGAATAATTGATTTTAACTTTTCTGAAGAAGACACAAAAAAAATATTATATATATTCAAAAATTTACCAAAAACAATTCAAAATATACTTGAAAGTGGCAAAATGGAAGAAATAAATTTAAAGTATTCTTATAAAATAAAAGGTTTAAACTCTTATGTAAATCAAAAATCTGATGATTTATTTTTAAAATATTTAATTGATAAAACTATACAAAACCCACCTTTTTTTGATAAAGATATGCAAAACTTTGTTAATACATTCATTTCTAAATCGCACATCATAAAAATGAATGAAATAATAGAAAGTTCAAGGTATTATATACAAGAAAAAGATTTTATGGGGGGTTATAATTTATTAAAGTTCTTATATGAAAAAAATTATATTTCAGATAAAAATTTAAAACAGTATTATAAATTAAAAACATACTTTGAACTTAAAAATAAATTATCAACATACGCAAGTACAGTCTATACATTTGAAAATCAAGAAATAGAAAAATATACATATGATGTTTTAAGTCTCATAAACTCCGTTTCTAATTTAACTTTATCAAAAAAAATGTTAGAAGATATTTTATACTCAATTGTAAAAGTCTTAAATACAAGAATAGAAAAATTAGATAAAAAGTTAAATGTCGATTTTTCAAATATACAAATAAACAATTTAAACGAAGAACTCTCAAATGAAATAATAAAATTAAAACTCAAGCTAAACTATTCAAAAGATATTATAAAAAACGCTTCTAATAATAAAACAGAAAAAAGCAACAAAATAAAAACAAACTTTTTTATTGAATATTTATTTATCTTTTTAGTTATAATAACATTAATAATATTAATGTTATTATTTGAACTTTTCCCTTCTGAAAAAAAAGTTGAATTTCTATGTAAAATAGGAATGGGAAAGTATGGACTTAGACTTACTGAAAAATTAATATTAAAAAATCCAAATTATTATAAATATTATATATTGCTAGCAACAGTATACGAAGTCATTGGAGATTTTGAAAAATCAATATCTGCTTATAAAACAGCCACTAACTTAAAAAAGAAATCTGGAGGTAACGAATAATGAATACACTTATAATTAGCTCATCTTCAAAAGAAATATTTATTTTAATAACTAAAAATAAAAAAATATATTTAAAAACTATTACTGGAAAAGGAAGTGGATCAAAAATAGCTCCTGTTATAAAAAAGATGATAGATGAATTGAACATAAATATAAATGATTTTAATGAATTCGCAATCGATATCGGACCTGGATCTTTTACAGGAATAAGAATAAGTATAGCTTTTTTACAAGGTTTAATGATAAATAGTAACAAAAAAATAAAAACATTTTATTCAACAGATTTAATAAATATTTCTTTTGAAAAAGAAGTAAAAAAAAGAATGGTTTTAAAAAGAGCAAGAGAAGACGCAGCATACGTCTCACTATATGAAAACAAAAAAAGATTATTTGGTCCTAAAATGATATCTGCAGAAGAATTAAAAAAATACGAAGATTATGCCTTACTTGGTGATGAATCATTATACTTTAAAGAAAAATATAATCTTAAAAATGAATATTACGAAGTAAAAATAAATTATACAAAAATTTTAGAATTATTAGAAAATAGTAATTCTGTTGAAATTAAAGATTTAAAACCGCTTTATCTTCAAAAACCAATTGCTGTAGAAGTATGGGAAAAGAAAAACAATAAAAAAATGCCAGAAAAAAATTGGAATTAAAATAAGGATTCGCTGAATCCTTATTTTAAAAATCTATTTCTATTTCATCTATAAACTTGTCATACTTTTTTATAAGTTCTTTTTCTTTTGTTAAATTTTTTAATGTATCAAATACTTTTTTATCTAACTTATTTTTTTCTACCATATCTTCAATTATTCCAAGTGCTTTTTCAACAGACATTCCTTCCCTATACGGTCTATCTTCTCTAAGCGCCACATACATATCAGCAATTTGCAAAATTCTTGCTCCAATAGACAATTGAGATGCGCTTAAGCCCCATGGATAACCACTTCCATCTAATTTTTCATGATGCTGCGATGCAATTAAAACTATTTCTTTTAAAGAACAAAAGTTTTCAAAAATTCTAAATGTTTCTCCAACATGCTTTCTCATAATATTCATTTCATAATAACTTAAACCACCTTCTTTGTGTAAAATATATAAAGGTGTTTTTATTTTTCCTATGTCATGCATCAATCCTGCCATATACAATAAGTTTGCATCATAGTCATCAAGCATTTCCTTTGCTATTTCTTTTGCCACATTAGATACTGAAACAGTATGATTTAATGTATATGGTGATCTAAAATCTATAATCATTGAAATTAACTTTAAAAAATCCATGAATTCATAAAGAGTTAAACTTATATCTACATTAAAATACCTTTTTAAATTTAAGTTTCCATCAAAAAGATATAAATAATTCATATCATCATTTATAATGTTTTTTATTGAAGTTTTAAAAAATCCACAATTATCTATAAATTCATCCATTTTTTCCATACCAATTTCTGGGCTTTCTAAATTTACTCTATAAATAACAGATAACTTATCGGCAACATGAAATATTTTTGAAAGCATTTTTACTTCATCACTTTCATATATTAATTCATTATCTTCTTTATGATGATTTTCTATTGCAGTTAAATAATCATGTGGTATAAATCTTTTAAAATATTTTAACACTGATGCAGATAAATACGAATGAAAATTCTTTTTATCTAATTCTTCAATACTTGCCAGTGTTTTATAATTTAAAATATAATCTTTATCAATATCTATATTTTCTAAAATGATTTCTTTTAACAAAAATCCAATATCATGCATTAATCCACAAAAATAAACTATTGATTTCGAAAACTTTCCCGGTGCAAGCTCTTCTGCTATCGATACAGAAAGTTTAGCTACATCAATAGAATGTTCTAAAAAATCTGAAAATTCATTTATTCTAAGATTTTGAAATATTTTTATTAAATCAGTTAATTTATATTCAAACATATGTACCTCCATTTTATATATATTATATTATTTTATTTTAAAAAAGATATATTTTCTTAACTATATATTATAATTATACACTATTTATCAAAAAAATAAGCATTTGACTTTTTGTTGTTATAGTGTTATAATTTTGTAGAACACTATGAAACAAATATTTTTGAAAAAAATCGGAGGTGTATTATGGATAATATAACTAAAAAATATTCTATCGTTTTCAATTTACTCATTGCAATTTTAATTGCTTTTATTGGATTGTTGATTTCAAACTTTTTTTTGAGGGGCTTAATCTTGATAGGTGCATTAATTTTTTTTGGAAAAAATTTCATCAGATTAAAAACGCTTTACTATACTCTAATAATTTCTTTTGTAATAGTTCCTTTTTTTATTGCAATATCAATTAATCCTCTCATAAAACCTTTTTCTAATATTAAAAATTTCAATTGGTTTATTTATTCAAATACAGAAGTTTTAAAACCCGATAAATATATTGAAGGAAGTAAAAATTTAGAAATAAAATGTACTTCAGTAGAAATTAAATTTGATGACACTACAGAAAAGTTGTATATTCCTTCTAAAATCAAAGTATTAAAAGTTGGAAATACAACAAAATTAGAGTATAAAAAAATAAATTCAAAGATAATAATAACTATTGGAACAAAAAATAAATATTCTTCTTTTAAATTAAATACCGTTCACTCTAATTTAAATGGCAATTTAAACTCAGATAAAATAGAGATAAATGATGTACACATGGAATTAAATTCAACTTTAAAGGCAGATTCTATTATATTAAAAGGTGTTCATTCAGAATTATCCGGAAGTATAATTTCAAAAAACTTATTAGTTTCATGTGTTCATTTAGAAATATATTCCACTTTAAATTCAAATGATATTAAAATAAACGGCACTTCAATAAAATTTAATTCTGTAATTGAAAGAGGAGATAATCTATACATAAATGGAACATCAATAAATGCTAAAATAAATTATACAAAACCTTGGGAAAATGCTTATCACTTAAATATAAATGGTACTTCAGGAAATATAGTTATCAATGAACCAAAAGATAACACTGGAAATTTAATCATTGAAAGTTCAGGGAGTCTTTCAATTAAAAGGAATAGTAATGTTTACTAAAATAGATAAACACAGTGGTATTCCTGCTTATATACAAATTATGAATCAAATAAAAAAAGAAATTTATTTAGGTTATTTAAAAACCAATGAAAAACTCCCAACAATACGTGAAATGCAAAAAATATTTTCTGTAAATATAAATACAGTATCAAGAGCCTTAGAAAAATTATCTTTAGAAGGACTAATTGAATCTCAACATGGAGTAGGATACTTTGTTCGTAATAACGCACCAATAGATGAAAATTTTATAACTTTAATAAAAACACTCGTAAAAAAATTAAAAAACAACAAAATGTCTCTTGATACAGCAATACTAATATTTGAGGAGGTATGGAAAAATGAACAACATGATCAATAAATTAGAAGCATACTTTATGAAAGAATTTTTTGAAAAAAATGGAAAATTAATTGTTTTTTTTCTATTAATGCTCATACCAAACTATGAATCAAAAACTATTTTTTTATTTTTATTTTCAGTTTCATTCTTAAGCTCTGACATATATCATGGAAGGTATTCCACACTTGGAGCACTTCCGTTTTCAAGAATAGAAATTTTTGTTTCTGCATATACATTTTTAATCTCAATAGTATTTGTATCTCAATTATTAGCTGGAACTCTTGGAATGCTTTCTTTAACTGATACAATTACTAATTTACTTATTCCATCACTAATATTTGTAACTGCTTATTTTTCAATATCAATGATATTTGTTCAAAATTCTTTGAACAATTTGGTATTTCCATTATTAATATTTTTTGCCGATGGAATATTAAGCTCTTTGCCAAACAACATCTTCAAAAACATAAGCCCTTTTATTCAAGAAAACACACTGTACTCTTTGATATTTGCTTTTATTCTATTGATAATAGCAGGATATCTTTTTATTGAAAAGGGGGTGCAAAAATGATAAATGTTATCAAGGTAAACAAAAGTTTTAAGAATAATCCTGTTTTAAACAACATAACCTTTCATGTAAAAAAAGGAGAAATATTCTCTTTAATAGGTCCAAATGGTGCAGGAAAAACAACAACTTTGAGATGTATATATGACGAACTCACACCAAACAGTGGAGAAATAAAGATAATGGATCAACATATAAGTTCAAAGTTAAAAGAAAAAATAGCAGTTATGCCAGAAGATAGATTTACTTTTAAAAAATTTACAGGAACACAATACTTAAAAATTTGGAAACTTTTATATACAAACTTTGATTTAGAAGTTTTCAATAAATTTTTAATTCATTATAAATTCAATATGGAACAAACAATAGAAACTTATTCTATGGGTATGAAAACATTGTTTTACCTTGCTTTGACAATAGCGAGTAATGCTGATTTATTGATACTAGACGAACCAACTCAAAATTTGGATCCAGTTATAAGATACGATATATTGAATATATTAAAAAATTACGCAATAGAAAAAGGTAAAACAATAATATTATCTTCACATGAAATATATGAACTTGAAGAAATTTCTGATTCTTTTGCAATAGTAACTGAAGGAAAGGTTTTATACACAGATACGATAGACAACGCAAAAGAAACTCACAGAATATTAAACAAAGGAGAAAAAGTAGAAGGAGAAGTAATATCTTCTGTAAATGAAGAAATTCTTGTAAAAACAACTGAAAATATAGGAAGATATCCAAATTTTAAAGAAATTTCAATAGGCTATTTAAAACAAAACAAAACATTTACTCCTTTTGAGTCAACATCAAAAAAATTAATCTAATAAAAAACTAATTCATAAGATAGCTTATGAATTAGTTTTTTATTTATTAAATATTTTTTTAGTTTAAACTAAAAAAATTGTTACATAAAATGCTTGACTTTTGTTTGATTTCAAACTATAATATAAGTGTATGGAAGTAAAAATAAAAAACAAGATAATTAATATCCTATTTGTAACTATTTAATAAAAACAAAAAAATTTTTAAATTAATGTGATTAAATTATCAATAAAGTTTTTTATCAAACTTTTTTGGAGGTGAGATAATGGAAAAAGAAAACAGAAGATTTATAGCTTATGATGAAGATTACGAAATAATAAAAGACCAATATAAAGACTTAGATTTAAAGTATGATGAAGAAGGCAACTATTGGTATATATAAAAAGCACACCTAAAGGTGTGCTTTTTATACTTTATTATACATTTTTTCATATATTTCATTTATTTTATCTCCATAGTATTCCATTATTTTCAATATTTTTTGATTAAAATGTTCAGGTTTAGTTTTATCATCACCAAAAATTAAAATATTCATAACTTCTTCATGCGTTAATTCTTTTTTATATGGTCTTTTTGATCTGAGTGCATCGTATATATCGGCTATACTAACTATTTGAGCTTCTATTGGAATATCATTACCCTTTTTCCCAAAAGGATATCCACTTCCATCAAATTTTTCATGATGATAAAGTGCCATATTTAAAGCTACTTTAAAATGTTCATCGTCTCCAATTAATTTTTTTGCATAAACTGTATGCTTCTTCATTTCTTCCCATTCTTCAGAAGTTAACTTACCTTCTTTTTTTAACACAGTAGTTGGAATAAAAATTTTTCCAACATCATGAAGGGGAGCGAAGTTTCCGATTTCTTCGATCATTTGAACATTTAACTTAAGTTTTCTTGCTATAAATTCCGAAATTTTTCCAACTCTATAAATATGATTACCCGTAATATCATCATAAGCATCTGCTATCATAGCAAGCTTATTTGCAAAGTTTAAATATGTATTTTTTAAAGAATTATTATACCTCTTTACTGTAAGAAATACACTTGCAATTTCTTTAAAAGCTTTAGCAATTTCTAAATCTTCATTAGAAAATACAGAAATTGAATTAATATCTAAGTCAAATGACATTCCACCAACTTTTATTCCATTAGAATAAAGAGGTATTATTATAGAATTTTTCATTGTTCTGGTTGCTTCATTAAATTTTTTAGAAATATCTTTTGGTAATCTTCTCTCCTTATTTTCAAGTAAATAATTAATTATTTCAACATCATCACTTTCAATAAAGTATTCCCTTTTTAAATTTAATTTTTTTAATTTTTTTATATCATGCCCTATTGCATCTACAAATTTCCAGTCTTTCCCACTATATCTATATACACTTCCATAATCAGCTCCAATAGCACTAACAGCAACATTTAATAGTTTAGATAAAAATAATTCATCTCTTTGTTTTAAAGATTCAGAAATATTTTTTACAATTCCAATTAAATTAATAAACCTATCTTTTTCTACTCTCGAAGCTATTAGAGCATCTTCAAGTTCTTTGTTAGTTTCTTCAAGCTCTTGATTTTGATCTTTTATTTTTTTATTGGCTTTATAAACTTCCGTCATATCTATTGAAACACCAAGAACTGTAGGTTTATTAGTAAGATAACTTTCAAATGGCATTTTTATTGTATTAAAAATTTTTTTGTCTCCAATTGGGCTTGTTAAAGTTCTTTCATATGATTTTATCTGTTTTGATTTTATAACTTCTATATTATCAATTAAAAATTGATTCAATTCATCTTTAGATATCTTCGAATGAACTTCTTGATGGTACTTATTTTCAAGATCTTCAACGGTTGTTCCATAAAAATCAGCATATGCTTTGTTTACAACTAAAAACTTACCATCAATATCTTTTATATATATATAATGAGGAACAAGATCTATTATACTTCTAAGTTCTTTTTGCTTTTCTTCAAGTTCTAAGTTTGTAACTCGCAATTCTTCTTCTTGTGCCATTAATTCTTCATGAGTAGCCTCTAATTGTTCATAAGCTTCTGATAAACTTTGTGTCCTTTTTTCAACTTCTTTTTTTAATTTTTTAGAATAAAATACAAGACTAAATAATAAAATAATTACCATAAAAATAATATAAAACAAGATATTTCTTACATTTTCTGGTATTTTAAAAATAACATTTTTAGAAATGTTATTTCCAATAGATGTATAATAAATTGATTTTTTATCTTTTTTCATACTTATTAATTCAGCATCTATTGAATCTATAAGTTTTTTATCAATATCATTTCTAAACATAAATTTTATATTTATAGGACTAAAAATAATATTTGTCTTTTTTATATCATAATTACTTTCAATTATTTTTCCGCTTAATCTTCCTATTACTCCAGCATCTACCTTTTTTCTTTGTAATAAATCAAAAATTTCTTGATAATTTTCAACACCTATTAATTCTGCTTCTATATTGAATCTTTTTAAAATATTTTTTAAACCATTTTCTCCTTCG contains:
- a CDS encoding AI-2E family transporter translates to MTKNAKSSIYTGIYLALFFSIALISMQVFSIIVFSIGSILIIDLFAKIIQKFFKLPRKLSILFSLLALFIFIGLVVGLLIPTVIHEVSNFLNFLESFFNNKEWKKLFNNSFPQLENNISEFLSGLQPKLFEFLNYIALQIPNVGQKAGSFIFYLFLLTIYGSFFFDTFKNKLLFMFPKSIRKNTLLFWKDLYIDLETFVVSTVFAAIFVGGAAFVATNIIGIKYSLILSVWAALTNFIPVVGVIFEFIPLIIVGISSGITKMLILLIVMIIIHATAFVFFLYVLKGKTRINSVAVIVSILIFGYIFGLIGPLIAVPIGILLRTYWNHFISPYLERS
- the tsaB gene encoding tRNA (adenosine(37)-N6)-threonylcarbamoyltransferase complex dimerization subunit type 1 TsaB; the protein is MNTLIISSSSKEIFILITKNKKIYLKTITGKGSGSKIAPVIKKMIDELNININDFNEFAIDIGPGSFTGIRISIAFLQGLMINSNKKIKTFYSTDLINISFEKEVKKRMVLKRAREDAAYVSLYENKKRLFGPKMISAEELKKYEDYALLGDESLYFKEKYNLKNEYYEVKINYTKILELLENSNSVEIKDLKPLYLQKPIAVEVWEKKNNKKMPEKNWN
- a CDS encoding HD domain-containing phosphohydrolase translates to MFEYKLTDLIKIFQNLRINEFSDFLEHSIDVAKLSVSIAEELAPGKFSKSIVYFCGLMHDIGFLLKEIILENIDIDKDYILNYKTLASIEELDKKNFHSYLSASVLKYFKRFIPHDYLTAIENHHKEDNELIYESDEVKMLSKIFHVADKLSVIYRVNLESPEIGMEKMDEFIDNCGFFKTSIKNIINDDMNYLYLFDGNLNLKRYFNVDISLTLYEFMDFLKLISMIIDFRSPYTLNHTVSVSNVAKEIAKEMLDDYDANLLYMAGLMHDIGKIKTPLYILHKEGGLSYYEMNIMRKHVGETFRIFENFCSLKEIVLIASQHHEKLDGSGYPWGLSASQLSIGARILQIADMYVALREDRPYREGMSVEKALGIIEDMVEKNKLDKKVFDTLKNLTKEKELIKKYDKFIDEIEIDF
- a CDS encoding GntR family transcriptional regulator; this encodes MFTKIDKHSGIPAYIQIMNQIKKEIYLGYLKTNEKLPTIREMQKIFSVNINTVSRALEKLSLEGLIESQHGVGYFVRNNAPIDENFITLIKTLVKKLKNNKMSLDTAILIFEEVWKNEQHDQ
- a CDS encoding ABC transporter ATP-binding protein, which gives rise to MINVIKVNKSFKNNPVLNNITFHVKKGEIFSLIGPNGAGKTTTLRCIYDELTPNSGEIKIMDQHISSKLKEKIAVMPEDRFTFKKFTGTQYLKIWKLLYTNFDLEVFNKFLIHYKFNMEQTIETYSMGMKTLFYLALTIASNADLLILDEPTQNLDPVIRYDILNILKNYAIEKGKTIILSSHEIYELEEISDSFAIVTEGKVLYTDTIDNAKETHRILNKGEKVEGEVISSVNEEILVKTTENIGRYPNFKEISIGYLKQNKTFTPFESTSKKLI
- a CDS encoding HD domain-containing phosphohydrolase; this encodes MKNKIFIFILIILNILSFSLKVGIYEYPPLVLNGKTGATIDFFKEIEKNLNINIEFVYSSQRDLMDKLKKRKIDILANMAYTPERAKFFKFNSEVYIPDWGVLYTSKKSNINSIMDLNNKKIAYMKTDVYFEGENGLKNILKRFNIEAELIGVENYQEIFDLLQRKKVDAGVIGRLSGKIIESNYDIKKTNIIFSPINIKFMFRNDIDKKLIDSIDAELISMKKDKKSIYYTSIGNNISKNVIFKIPENVRNILFYIIFMVIILLFSLVFYSKKLKKEVEKRTQSLSEAYEQLEATHEELMAQEEELRVTNLELEEKQKELRSIIDLVPHYIYIKDIDGKFLVVNKAYADFYGTTVEDLENKYHQEVHSKISKDELNQFLIDNIEVIKSKQIKSYERTLTSPIGDKKIFNTIKMPFESYLTNKPTVLGVSIDMTEVYKANKKIKDQNQELEETNKELEDALIASRVEKDRFINLIGIVKNISESLKQRDELFLSKLLNVAVSAIGADYGSVYRYSGKDWKFVDAIGHDIKKLKKLNLKREYFIESDDVEIINYLLENKERRLPKDISKKFNEATRTMKNSIIIPLYSNGIKVGGMSFDLDINSISVFSNEDLEIAKAFKEIASVFLTVKRYNNSLKNTYLNFANKLAMIADAYDDITGNHIYRVGKISEFIARKLKLNVQMIEEIGNFAPLHDVGKIFIPTTVLKKEGKLTSEEWEEMKKHTVYAKKLIGDDEHFKVALNMALYHHEKFDGSGYPFGKKGNDIPIEAQIVSIADIYDALRSKRPYKKELTHEEVMNILIFGDDKTKPEHFNQKILKIMEYYGDKINEIYEKMYNKV